From Columba livia isolate bColLiv1 breed racing homer chromosome 7, bColLiv1.pat.W.v2, whole genome shotgun sequence, one genomic window encodes:
- the ITGA6 gene encoding integrin alpha-6 isoform X5 — protein sequence MRGAGGAQGAPSARGAAVLGGSAAGSRGRQEQMAAALLFYLSLLPGLAGAFNLDTDNVISRRGEPGSLFGFSLAMHRQLQPQEKRLLLVGAPREKAFPSQQANRTGGLYSCDIASSNTRCTRVIFDEETDPKMESKEDQWMGVTVQSQGPGGNVVTCAHRYEKRQYVNTVQETRDIIGRCYVLSQDLTIKDDMDNGVWSFCDGRLRGHEKFGSCQQGVAATFTRDYHYIVFGAPGTYNWKGVVRAEQKNQTFYDLGIFDDGPYEVGDESRQDKNLVPVPANSYLGLLFLTAVSDTHPDQFVYKTLPPGTQVDKSEDVMMNSYLGFSLDSGKGIVSQDEMTFVSGAPRANHSGAVVLLKKEKNQRALSLEHMFEGEGLASSFGYDVAVVDLNSDGWQDIVVGAPQYFDRSGDIGGAVYIYINQQGKWEGVKPVRLNGTTDSMFGLAVENVGDINQDGYPDIAVGAPYDGFGKVYIYHGSKNGINTKPAQILDGEKTGTHFFGYSIAGNMDLDKNSYPDIAVGSLSDSVSVFRSRPVISIRRSITVQPDRIDLKKKNPEDPSEIWMDVRACFQYTANPSDLNPRIKINYTFEAENERRQLGLPSRVRFKDHLSDQFTASTTLRGQNSRECVTTKLVLQEKIKDKLRPIPISVSVKIAGLESSSASTRKERALPDLIPILNSNESETKTTKVEFLKEGCGEDNECHSNLKLQYRFCSREGNEDRFTYLPIENGMPVLVLKDQKDIALEITVTNSPSDAKNPQKDGEDAYEAKLIATFPDSLTYSAFREMRGYPEKQLTCGANQNGSQAECELGNPFKRNSNVTFYLILSTTKVNVDTTDLDINLKLETTSTQVNSTPITASAKVVLELLLSLTGVAKPSQVYFGGNIVGESAVKSEEHIGNLIEYEFRVTNLGRPLKTFGTASLDIQWPKEISNGKWLLYLMKIDSKGLEKVSCQPENEINSLHVAESQNSRRKREVAEKQITDSKTFSLFSERKYKTLDCNVNARCVDIKCPLKGLDSKASLVLRSRLWNSTFLEEYSKMNYLDILVRASISVPAAAKNVKLTNEVAQVRVTVFPAKPVALYTGVPWWIIAVAIFAGILMLALLVFLLWKCGFFQRSRYEDSVPRYHAVRIRKEEREIKDGKYKDLETKQWFTKWNENESYS from the exons gTTGCTGGTTGGAGCTCCTCGGGAAAAGGCCTTTCCATCCCAGCAAGCCAACAGAACAGGAGGGCTGTACAGCTGTGACATTGCGTCTTCAAACACACGCTGCACACGCGTCATATTTGATGAAGAGA CTGACCCGAAGATGGAAAGTAAAGAAGACCAATGGATGGGTGTAACTGTCCAAAGTCAGGGGCCAGGAGGAAATGTGGTG ACGTGTGCACATCGCTATGAGAAAAGGCAGTATGTAAACACAGTGCAGGAAACCCGGGATATCATTGGAAGGTGCTATGTGCTGAGCCAGGATCTCACTATTAAGGATGATATGGATAATGGAGTATGGAGTTTTTGTGATGGTCGTTTAAGAGGCCATGAGAAGTTTGGTTCCTGTCAGCAAGGTGTTGCTGCTACTTTTACTAGAGACTATCATTATATTGTGTTTGGTGCTCCAGGCACTTACAATTGGAAAG gGGTGGTTCGTGCAGAGCAAAAGAATCAGACATTTTATGATCTGGGTATCTTTGATGATGGGCCTTACGAAGTTGGTGATGAGAGCCGCCAAGATAAGAATCTAGTTCCTGTTCCAGCTAACAGTTACTTAG GTCTTCTATTTTTGACAGCTGTATCTGATACTCACCCAGATCAGTTTGTGTACAAAACTTTGCCTCCTGGCACACAGGTGGACAAATCGGAGGATGTAATGATGAATAGCTACTTAG GTTTCTCTTTGGACTCTGGTAAAGGAATTGTCTCCCAAGATGAGATGACTTTTGTGTCTGGTGCCCCAAGAGCCAACCACAGTGGAGCAgttgttttactgaaaaaagagaagaatcaGAGAGCACTTTCACTGGAGCACATGTTTGAGGGGGAAGGACTGGCCTCTTCTTTTGGCTATGATGTTGCTGTTGTGGATCTCAACAGTGACGG ATGGCAAGACATTGTTGTTGGAGCCCCGCAGTACTTTGACAGGAGTGGCGATATTGGTGGTGCTGTGTACATCTACATTAACcagcaaggcaaatgggaagGAGTAAAACCTGTTCGCTTAAATGGAACCACTGACTCCATGTTTGGTCTTGCAGTTGAAAATGTTGGGGACATTAATCAGGATGGATATCCAG ATATTGCAGTAGGGGCTCCATATGATGGTTTTGGCAAAGTATACATTTATCATGGATCCAAGAATGgaataaatacaaaaccagcacag ATTCTTGATGGTGAAAAAACAGGCACCCATTTCTTTGGTTATTCTATTGCTGGAAACATGGACCTGGATAAAAATTCCTACCCTGATATTGCTGTTGGTTCCCTTTCAGATTCTGTATCTGTGTTCAG ATCTCGGCCTGTGATAAGCATTAGAAGGAGCATTACAGTACAGCCTGACAGAATTGACCTAAAGAAAAAGAACCCTGAGGACCCTAGTGAAATATG GATGGATGTGAGAGCATGTTTTCAATATACTGCAAACCCCAGTGATTTAAATCCAAGAATAA AGATCAACTATACATTTGAAGCAGAAAACGAGAGGAGGCAGTTAGGCCTGCCATCTAGGGTACGGTTTAAAGACCACCTGTCTGATCAGTTCACTGCAAGTACAACCCTAAGGGGGCAGAACTCAAGAGAGTGTGTGACAACAAAGCTTGTACTGCAG gaaAAGATTAAAGATAAGCTACGCCCCATTCCAATATCAGTGAGTGTTAAAATTGCTGGCCTGGAGTCTAGCTCAGCATCCACAAGAAAAGAGAGAGCACTTCCGGATCTTATACCAATTCTAAATTCAAATGAATCAGAAACAAAGACCACAAAA GTGGAGTTCTTAAAAGAAGGATGTGGAGAAGACAATGAATGTCACAGCAATCTGAAACTTCAGTACCGGTTTTGTAGTCGAGAAGGAAATGAAGACAGGTTTACTTATTTACCAAT TGAAAATGGCATGCCAGTGCTTGTTCTGAAAGATCAGAAAGATATTGCCCTGGAAATAACAGTGACAAACAGTCCATCTGATgcaaaaaatccacaaaaagaTGGTGAGGATGCATATGAAGCTAAACTGATCGCAACTTTTCCCGACAGTCTGACGTATTCTGCATTCAGGGAGATGAGGGGTTATCCT GAAAAACAGCTAACGTGTGGTGCTAACCAAAACGGTTCTCAAGCAGAATGTGAACTAGGAAATCCTTTcaaaagaaattcaaat GTAACCTTTTATCTGATCTTGAGCACCACTAAAGTTAATGTTGATACAACAGACTTGGATATTAATCTGAAGTTGGAAAC AACAAGCACTCAAGTTAATTCGACTCCAATTACAGCTAGTGCTAAAGTGGTTCTTGAATTGCTTTTATCACTCACTGG AGTTGCTAAGCCTTCTCAGGTGTATTTTGGAGGCAACATCGTTGGTGAGAGTGCTGTGAAATCTGAAGAGCATATTGGAAACCTCATAGAGTATGAATTCAGA GTAACTAACTTGGGCAGACCACTGAAAACATTTGGTACTGCTTCCCTGGACATCCAATGGCCGAAAGAAATTAGTAATGGCAAATGGCTGCTTTATTTGATGAAAATAGATTCCAAAGGCTTGGAAAAAGTCTCCTGTCAACCCGAGAATGAAATAAATAGTTTGCATGTTGCG GAATCCCAGAACTCACGAAGGAAACGTGAGGTTGCAGAGAAGCAGATCACAgacagcaaaacattttctttgttctcagaaagaaaatacaagacCTTG GACTGCAATGTGAATGCACGCTGTGTGGACATAAAATGTCCCCTCAAGGGCTTAGACAGCAAGGCCTCTCTTGTGCTGCGTTCCAGACTGTGGAACAGTACTTTCTTAGAA GAATACTCAAAAATGAACTACCTGGACATTCTTGTTAGGGCTTCAATCAGTGTTCCGGCTGCAGCTAAGAATGTTAAACTCACAAATGAAGTTGCTCAG GTGCGTGTTACTGTCTTCCCTGCAAAACCAGTAGCACTGTACACAGGAGTGCCTTGGTGGATCATCGCGGTGGCTATTTTTGCTGGAATACTGATGCTGGCACTGTTGGTATTCTTACTCTGGAAG TGTGGGTTCTTCCAGCGTTCTAGGTACGAAGACAGTGTCCCCCGATATCATGCTGTAAGAATTCGAAAAGAAGAGCGAGAGATCAAAGATGGGAAATACAAAGACCTTGAGACAAAACAGTGGTTCACAAAatggaatgaaaatgaaagttaCTCTtag
- the ITGA6 gene encoding integrin alpha-6 isoform X4, whose product MRGAGGAQGAPSARGAAVLGGSAAGSRGRQEQMAAALLFYLSLLPGLAGAFNLDTDNVISRRGEPGSLFGFSLAMHRQLQPQEKRLLLVGAPREKAFPSQQANRTGGLYSCDIASSNTRCTRVIFDEETDPKMESKEDQWMGVTVQSQGPGGNVVTCAHRYEKRQYVNTVQETRDIIGRCYVLSQDLTIKDDMDNGVWSFCDGRLRGHEKFGSCQQGVAATFTRDYHYIVFGAPGTYNWKGVVRAEQKNQTFYDLGIFDDGPYEVGDESRQDKNLVPVPANSYLGFSLDSGKGIVSQDEMTFVSGAPRANHSGAVVLLKKEKNQRALSLEHMFEGEGLASSFGYDVAVVDLNSDGWQDIVVGAPQYFDRSGDIGGAVYIYINQQGKWEGVKPVRLNGTTDSMFGLAVENVGDINQDGYPDIAVGAPYDGFGKVYIYHGSKNGINTKPAQILDGEKTGTHFFGYSIAGNMDLDKNSYPDIAVGSLSDSVSVFRSRPVISIRRSITVQPDRIDLKKKNPEDPSEIWMDVRACFQYTANPSDLNPRIKINYTFEAENERRQLGLPSRVRFKDHLSDQFTASTTLRGQNSRECVTTKLVLQEKIKDKLRPIPISVSVKIAGLESSSASTRKERALPDLIPILNSNESETKTTKVEFLKEGCGEDNECHSNLKLQYRFCSREGNEDRFTYLPIENGMPVLVLKDQKDIALEITVTNSPSDAKNPQKDGEDAYEAKLIATFPDSLTYSAFREMRGYPEKQLTCGANQNGSQAECELGNPFKRNSNVTFYLILSTTKVNVDTTDLDINLKLETTSTQVNSTPITASAKVVLELLLSLTGVAKPSQVYFGGNIVGESAVKSEEHIGNLIEYEFRVTNLGRPLKTFGTASLDIQWPKEISNGKWLLYLMKIDSKGLEKVSCQPENEINSLHVAESQNSRRKREVAEKQITDSKTFSLFSERKYKTLDCNVNARCVDIKCPLKGLDSKASLVLRSRLWNSTFLEEYSKMNYLDILVRASISVPAAAKNVKLTNEVAQVRVTVFPAKPVALYTGVPWWIIAVAIFAGILMLALLVFLLWKCGFFKRNKKDHYDATYHKAEIHAQPSDKERLTSDA is encoded by the exons gTTGCTGGTTGGAGCTCCTCGGGAAAAGGCCTTTCCATCCCAGCAAGCCAACAGAACAGGAGGGCTGTACAGCTGTGACATTGCGTCTTCAAACACACGCTGCACACGCGTCATATTTGATGAAGAGA CTGACCCGAAGATGGAAAGTAAAGAAGACCAATGGATGGGTGTAACTGTCCAAAGTCAGGGGCCAGGAGGAAATGTGGTG ACGTGTGCACATCGCTATGAGAAAAGGCAGTATGTAAACACAGTGCAGGAAACCCGGGATATCATTGGAAGGTGCTATGTGCTGAGCCAGGATCTCACTATTAAGGATGATATGGATAATGGAGTATGGAGTTTTTGTGATGGTCGTTTAAGAGGCCATGAGAAGTTTGGTTCCTGTCAGCAAGGTGTTGCTGCTACTTTTACTAGAGACTATCATTATATTGTGTTTGGTGCTCCAGGCACTTACAATTGGAAAG gGGTGGTTCGTGCAGAGCAAAAGAATCAGACATTTTATGATCTGGGTATCTTTGATGATGGGCCTTACGAAGTTGGTGATGAGAGCCGCCAAGATAAGAATCTAGTTCCTGTTCCAGCTAACAGTTACTTAG GTTTCTCTTTGGACTCTGGTAAAGGAATTGTCTCCCAAGATGAGATGACTTTTGTGTCTGGTGCCCCAAGAGCCAACCACAGTGGAGCAgttgttttactgaaaaaagagaagaatcaGAGAGCACTTTCACTGGAGCACATGTTTGAGGGGGAAGGACTGGCCTCTTCTTTTGGCTATGATGTTGCTGTTGTGGATCTCAACAGTGACGG ATGGCAAGACATTGTTGTTGGAGCCCCGCAGTACTTTGACAGGAGTGGCGATATTGGTGGTGCTGTGTACATCTACATTAACcagcaaggcaaatgggaagGAGTAAAACCTGTTCGCTTAAATGGAACCACTGACTCCATGTTTGGTCTTGCAGTTGAAAATGTTGGGGACATTAATCAGGATGGATATCCAG ATATTGCAGTAGGGGCTCCATATGATGGTTTTGGCAAAGTATACATTTATCATGGATCCAAGAATGgaataaatacaaaaccagcacag ATTCTTGATGGTGAAAAAACAGGCACCCATTTCTTTGGTTATTCTATTGCTGGAAACATGGACCTGGATAAAAATTCCTACCCTGATATTGCTGTTGGTTCCCTTTCAGATTCTGTATCTGTGTTCAG ATCTCGGCCTGTGATAAGCATTAGAAGGAGCATTACAGTACAGCCTGACAGAATTGACCTAAAGAAAAAGAACCCTGAGGACCCTAGTGAAATATG GATGGATGTGAGAGCATGTTTTCAATATACTGCAAACCCCAGTGATTTAAATCCAAGAATAA AGATCAACTATACATTTGAAGCAGAAAACGAGAGGAGGCAGTTAGGCCTGCCATCTAGGGTACGGTTTAAAGACCACCTGTCTGATCAGTTCACTGCAAGTACAACCCTAAGGGGGCAGAACTCAAGAGAGTGTGTGACAACAAAGCTTGTACTGCAG gaaAAGATTAAAGATAAGCTACGCCCCATTCCAATATCAGTGAGTGTTAAAATTGCTGGCCTGGAGTCTAGCTCAGCATCCACAAGAAAAGAGAGAGCACTTCCGGATCTTATACCAATTCTAAATTCAAATGAATCAGAAACAAAGACCACAAAA GTGGAGTTCTTAAAAGAAGGATGTGGAGAAGACAATGAATGTCACAGCAATCTGAAACTTCAGTACCGGTTTTGTAGTCGAGAAGGAAATGAAGACAGGTTTACTTATTTACCAAT TGAAAATGGCATGCCAGTGCTTGTTCTGAAAGATCAGAAAGATATTGCCCTGGAAATAACAGTGACAAACAGTCCATCTGATgcaaaaaatccacaaaaagaTGGTGAGGATGCATATGAAGCTAAACTGATCGCAACTTTTCCCGACAGTCTGACGTATTCTGCATTCAGGGAGATGAGGGGTTATCCT GAAAAACAGCTAACGTGTGGTGCTAACCAAAACGGTTCTCAAGCAGAATGTGAACTAGGAAATCCTTTcaaaagaaattcaaat GTAACCTTTTATCTGATCTTGAGCACCACTAAAGTTAATGTTGATACAACAGACTTGGATATTAATCTGAAGTTGGAAAC AACAAGCACTCAAGTTAATTCGACTCCAATTACAGCTAGTGCTAAAGTGGTTCTTGAATTGCTTTTATCACTCACTGG AGTTGCTAAGCCTTCTCAGGTGTATTTTGGAGGCAACATCGTTGGTGAGAGTGCTGTGAAATCTGAAGAGCATATTGGAAACCTCATAGAGTATGAATTCAGA GTAACTAACTTGGGCAGACCACTGAAAACATTTGGTACTGCTTCCCTGGACATCCAATGGCCGAAAGAAATTAGTAATGGCAAATGGCTGCTTTATTTGATGAAAATAGATTCCAAAGGCTTGGAAAAAGTCTCCTGTCAACCCGAGAATGAAATAAATAGTTTGCATGTTGCG GAATCCCAGAACTCACGAAGGAAACGTGAGGTTGCAGAGAAGCAGATCACAgacagcaaaacattttctttgttctcagaaagaaaatacaagacCTTG GACTGCAATGTGAATGCACGCTGTGTGGACATAAAATGTCCCCTCAAGGGCTTAGACAGCAAGGCCTCTCTTGTGCTGCGTTCCAGACTGTGGAACAGTACTTTCTTAGAA GAATACTCAAAAATGAACTACCTGGACATTCTTGTTAGGGCTTCAATCAGTGTTCCGGCTGCAGCTAAGAATGTTAAACTCACAAATGAAGTTGCTCAG GTGCGTGTTACTGTCTTCCCTGCAAAACCAGTAGCACTGTACACAGGAGTGCCTTGGTGGATCATCGCGGTGGCTATTTTTGCTGGAATACTGATGCTGGCACTGTTGGTATTCTTACTCTGGAAG TGTGGTTTCTtcaagagaaataagaaagatcaTTACGATGCCACATATCACAAGGCTGAGATCCATGCTCAGCCATCTGATAAAGAGAGGCTTACTTCTGATGCATAG
- the ITGA6 gene encoding integrin alpha-6 isoform X3 — protein sequence MRGAGGAQGAPSARGAAVLGGSAAGSRGRQEQMAAALLFYLSLLPGLAGAFNLDTDNVISRRGEPGSLFGFSLAMHRQLQPQEKRLLLVGAPREKAFPSQQANRTGGLYSCDIASSNTRCTRVIFDEETDPKMESKEDQWMGVTVQSQGPGGNVVTCAHRYEKRQYVNTVQETRDIIGRCYVLSQDLTIKDDMDNGVWSFCDGRLRGHEKFGSCQQGVAATFTRDYHYIVFGAPGTYNWKGVVRAEQKNQTFYDLGIFDDGPYEVGDESRQDKNLVPVPANSYLGFSLDSGKGIVSQDEMTFVSGAPRANHSGAVVLLKKEKNQRALSLEHMFEGEGLASSFGYDVAVVDLNSDGWQDIVVGAPQYFDRSGDIGGAVYIYINQQGKWEGVKPVRLNGTTDSMFGLAVENVGDINQDGYPDIAVGAPYDGFGKVYIYHGSKNGINTKPAQILDGEKTGTHFFGYSIAGNMDLDKNSYPDIAVGSLSDSVSVFRSRPVISIRRSITVQPDRIDLKKKNPEDPSEIWMDVRACFQYTANPSDLNPRIKINYTFEAENERRQLGLPSRVRFKDHLSDQFTASTTLRGQNSRECVTTKLVLQEKIKDKLRPIPISVSVKIAGLESSSASTRKERALPDLIPILNSNESETKTTKVEFLKEGCGEDNECHSNLKLQYRFCSREGNEDRFTYLPIENGMPVLVLKDQKDIALEITVTNSPSDAKNPQKDGEDAYEAKLIATFPDSLTYSAFREMRGYPEKQLTCGANQNGSQAECELGNPFKRNSNVTFYLILSTTKVNVDTTDLDINLKLETTSTQVNSTPITASAKVVLELLLSLTGVAKPSQVYFGGNIVGESAVKSEEHIGNLIEYEFRVTNLGRPLKTFGTASLDIQWPKEISNGKWLLYLMKIDSKGLEKVSCQPENEINSLHVAESQNSRRKREVAEKQITDSKTFSLFSERKYKTLDCNVNARCVDIKCPLKGLDSKASLVLRSRLWNSTFLEEYSKMNYLDILVRASISVPAAAKNVKLTNEVAQVRVTVFPAKPVALYTGVPWWIIAVAIFAGILMLALLVFLLWKCGFFQRSRYEDSVPRYHAVRIRKEEREIKDGKYKDLETKQWFTKWNENESYS from the exons gTTGCTGGTTGGAGCTCCTCGGGAAAAGGCCTTTCCATCCCAGCAAGCCAACAGAACAGGAGGGCTGTACAGCTGTGACATTGCGTCTTCAAACACACGCTGCACACGCGTCATATTTGATGAAGAGA CTGACCCGAAGATGGAAAGTAAAGAAGACCAATGGATGGGTGTAACTGTCCAAAGTCAGGGGCCAGGAGGAAATGTGGTG ACGTGTGCACATCGCTATGAGAAAAGGCAGTATGTAAACACAGTGCAGGAAACCCGGGATATCATTGGAAGGTGCTATGTGCTGAGCCAGGATCTCACTATTAAGGATGATATGGATAATGGAGTATGGAGTTTTTGTGATGGTCGTTTAAGAGGCCATGAGAAGTTTGGTTCCTGTCAGCAAGGTGTTGCTGCTACTTTTACTAGAGACTATCATTATATTGTGTTTGGTGCTCCAGGCACTTACAATTGGAAAG gGGTGGTTCGTGCAGAGCAAAAGAATCAGACATTTTATGATCTGGGTATCTTTGATGATGGGCCTTACGAAGTTGGTGATGAGAGCCGCCAAGATAAGAATCTAGTTCCTGTTCCAGCTAACAGTTACTTAG GTTTCTCTTTGGACTCTGGTAAAGGAATTGTCTCCCAAGATGAGATGACTTTTGTGTCTGGTGCCCCAAGAGCCAACCACAGTGGAGCAgttgttttactgaaaaaagagaagaatcaGAGAGCACTTTCACTGGAGCACATGTTTGAGGGGGAAGGACTGGCCTCTTCTTTTGGCTATGATGTTGCTGTTGTGGATCTCAACAGTGACGG ATGGCAAGACATTGTTGTTGGAGCCCCGCAGTACTTTGACAGGAGTGGCGATATTGGTGGTGCTGTGTACATCTACATTAACcagcaaggcaaatgggaagGAGTAAAACCTGTTCGCTTAAATGGAACCACTGACTCCATGTTTGGTCTTGCAGTTGAAAATGTTGGGGACATTAATCAGGATGGATATCCAG ATATTGCAGTAGGGGCTCCATATGATGGTTTTGGCAAAGTATACATTTATCATGGATCCAAGAATGgaataaatacaaaaccagcacag ATTCTTGATGGTGAAAAAACAGGCACCCATTTCTTTGGTTATTCTATTGCTGGAAACATGGACCTGGATAAAAATTCCTACCCTGATATTGCTGTTGGTTCCCTTTCAGATTCTGTATCTGTGTTCAG ATCTCGGCCTGTGATAAGCATTAGAAGGAGCATTACAGTACAGCCTGACAGAATTGACCTAAAGAAAAAGAACCCTGAGGACCCTAGTGAAATATG GATGGATGTGAGAGCATGTTTTCAATATACTGCAAACCCCAGTGATTTAAATCCAAGAATAA AGATCAACTATACATTTGAAGCAGAAAACGAGAGGAGGCAGTTAGGCCTGCCATCTAGGGTACGGTTTAAAGACCACCTGTCTGATCAGTTCACTGCAAGTACAACCCTAAGGGGGCAGAACTCAAGAGAGTGTGTGACAACAAAGCTTGTACTGCAG gaaAAGATTAAAGATAAGCTACGCCCCATTCCAATATCAGTGAGTGTTAAAATTGCTGGCCTGGAGTCTAGCTCAGCATCCACAAGAAAAGAGAGAGCACTTCCGGATCTTATACCAATTCTAAATTCAAATGAATCAGAAACAAAGACCACAAAA GTGGAGTTCTTAAAAGAAGGATGTGGAGAAGACAATGAATGTCACAGCAATCTGAAACTTCAGTACCGGTTTTGTAGTCGAGAAGGAAATGAAGACAGGTTTACTTATTTACCAAT TGAAAATGGCATGCCAGTGCTTGTTCTGAAAGATCAGAAAGATATTGCCCTGGAAATAACAGTGACAAACAGTCCATCTGATgcaaaaaatccacaaaaagaTGGTGAGGATGCATATGAAGCTAAACTGATCGCAACTTTTCCCGACAGTCTGACGTATTCTGCATTCAGGGAGATGAGGGGTTATCCT GAAAAACAGCTAACGTGTGGTGCTAACCAAAACGGTTCTCAAGCAGAATGTGAACTAGGAAATCCTTTcaaaagaaattcaaat GTAACCTTTTATCTGATCTTGAGCACCACTAAAGTTAATGTTGATACAACAGACTTGGATATTAATCTGAAGTTGGAAAC AACAAGCACTCAAGTTAATTCGACTCCAATTACAGCTAGTGCTAAAGTGGTTCTTGAATTGCTTTTATCACTCACTGG AGTTGCTAAGCCTTCTCAGGTGTATTTTGGAGGCAACATCGTTGGTGAGAGTGCTGTGAAATCTGAAGAGCATATTGGAAACCTCATAGAGTATGAATTCAGA GTAACTAACTTGGGCAGACCACTGAAAACATTTGGTACTGCTTCCCTGGACATCCAATGGCCGAAAGAAATTAGTAATGGCAAATGGCTGCTTTATTTGATGAAAATAGATTCCAAAGGCTTGGAAAAAGTCTCCTGTCAACCCGAGAATGAAATAAATAGTTTGCATGTTGCG GAATCCCAGAACTCACGAAGGAAACGTGAGGTTGCAGAGAAGCAGATCACAgacagcaaaacattttctttgttctcagaaagaaaatacaagacCTTG GACTGCAATGTGAATGCACGCTGTGTGGACATAAAATGTCCCCTCAAGGGCTTAGACAGCAAGGCCTCTCTTGTGCTGCGTTCCAGACTGTGGAACAGTACTTTCTTAGAA GAATACTCAAAAATGAACTACCTGGACATTCTTGTTAGGGCTTCAATCAGTGTTCCGGCTGCAGCTAAGAATGTTAAACTCACAAATGAAGTTGCTCAG GTGCGTGTTACTGTCTTCCCTGCAAAACCAGTAGCACTGTACACAGGAGTGCCTTGGTGGATCATCGCGGTGGCTATTTTTGCTGGAATACTGATGCTGGCACTGTTGGTATTCTTACTCTGGAAG TGTGGGTTCTTCCAGCGTTCTAGGTACGAAGACAGTGTCCCCCGATATCATGCTGTAAGAATTCGAAAAGAAGAGCGAGAGATCAAAGATGGGAAATACAAAGACCTTGAGACAAAACAGTGGTTCACAAAatggaatgaaaatgaaagttaCTCTtag